In Ruminiclostridium papyrosolvens DSM 2782, the following proteins share a genomic window:
- a CDS encoding DUF3343 domain-containing protein, which yields MKYIAVLESGNYVYKLNSELEKKGYDFEVMSTPCSVAKGGCGLCLKFPEEFLEVIKAEAARINTPVKEVYRVVSGFSKNKYERVY from the coding sequence ATGAAGTATATTGCAGTGTTAGAATCTGGAAATTACGTGTATAAGCTGAATTCAGAGCTTGAAAAAAAAGGATATGATTTTGAAGTTATGTCTACTCCGTGCAGTGTTGCCAAAGGTGGATGTGGGCTTTGCCTTAAATTTCCAGAAGAATTTCTGGAAGTAATAAAGGCTGAAGCCGCTCGTATCAACACTCCTGTAAAGGAAGTGTACAGAGTTGTTTCGGGGTTTTCGAAGAACAAGTATGAAAGAGTATATTAG
- the ltrA gene encoding group II intron reverse transcriptase/maturase yields the protein MNVTRSEYKDRQPQNKGYLQKVSAEQKEYAEASAHKRITENNITNTYLSTDDLLKKILGKDNLNAAFKKVKSNKGAGGIDEMEVDELLPYLRENREQLIQTIRDGKYHPNPVRRVEIPKEEKGKVRKLGIPTVVDRVIQQAISQILSPIFETQFSEYSYGFRPKRSAHDAINQCQRNVNEGYKYVVDMDLEKFFDTVSQSKLIEVLSRTIKDGRVISLIHKYLRAGVVVRHKFEETEVGVPQGGPLSPLLSNIMLNELDKELTARGHKFVRYADDSMIFCKSRKSAERTLNNIIPFIEGKLFLKVNRDKTTVARYKEVKFLGFAFYWSKGEYRVRIHPKSISKMKHKIRGLTSRSNGWGNELRANKLKQYIQGWINYFRKADMKGLMNQTDEWMRRRIRMVYWKQWKKIKTRIKMLMHFGIEKQKAYEFANTRKGYWRISCSPILSRTLNNDTLKKLGYIFFSDYYKQVRVN from the coding sequence ATGAATGTTACCAGAAGTGAATATAAGGACAGACAACCACAAAATAAGGGCTATCTGCAAAAGGTATCTGCGGAACAGAAAGAGTATGCAGAAGCGTCCGCTCACAAGAGGATAACTGAAAACAACATCACCAATACATACCTGTCGACAGATGATTTATTGAAAAAGATATTGGGCAAAGACAATTTAAATGCGGCATTCAAGAAAGTAAAATCCAATAAAGGTGCTGGAGGAATTGATGAAATGGAGGTAGATGAACTTCTGCCGTATCTCAGAGAAAACCGAGAGCAGCTAATTCAAACAATCAGGGATGGCAAATACCATCCTAATCCGGTAAGAAGGGTAGAAATACCAAAAGAAGAGAAAGGAAAAGTGAGAAAGTTGGGTATACCCACTGTTGTTGACCGAGTAATCCAACAGGCAATTTCGCAAATACTTTCACCGATATTTGAAACACAGTTTTCAGAGTACAGCTATGGCTTTAGACCGAAAAGGAGTGCGCATGATGCAATAAACCAATGCCAGAGGAATGTGAACGAGGGGTACAAATATGTCGTAGATATGGACTTGGAGAAATTCTTTGACACAGTGAGCCAAAGCAAGCTGATAGAAGTACTATCAAGAACCATAAAAGATGGCAGAGTAATATCACTTATTCATAAATATCTGAGGGCAGGAGTTGTTGTAAGGCATAAATTTGAGGAAACAGAAGTCGGCGTACCTCAAGGAGGACCACTAAGTCCGCTGCTCAGTAACATAATGCTGAATGAACTGGATAAGGAACTGACCGCGAGAGGACATAAATTTGTCCGCTATGCAGATGATAGTATGATATTCTGCAAAAGCAGGAAAAGCGCAGAAAGAACCCTGAATAACATCATACCGTTTATCGAAGGAAAACTTTTTCTGAAAGTAAACAGAGATAAGACAACGGTTGCACGCTACAAAGAGGTGAAATTTTTAGGATTTGCTTTTTATTGGAGCAAAGGGGAATACAGAGTCAGAATACACCCAAAATCAATCAGCAAGATGAAGCACAAAATAAGAGGACTCACAAGTCGCTCAAACGGCTGGGGAAATGAACTCAGGGCGAATAAACTAAAACAGTATATTCAAGGCTGGATAAATTATTTCAGAAAAGCCGATATGAAAGGCTTGATGAATCAGACAGATGAGTGGATGAGAAGAAGGATAAGGATGGTATACTGGAAACAGTGGAAGAAAATCAAGACAAGAATTAAAATGCTCATGCACTTCGGAATTGAAAAGCAGAAAGCATATGAGTTTGCGAATACAAGAAAAGGCTACTGGAGGATTTCCTGTAGCCCTATACTTAGCCGAACTCTTAATAATGATACTCTAAAGAAATTAGGGTACATCTTCTTTTCGGATTACTATAAACAAGTACGTGTAAACTAG
- the epsC gene encoding serine O-acetyltransferase EpsC, with protein MKKGLMYDAKSIASRDPAAKSTLEVVLLYPGFHALVYHRVAHWFYKKKRFFIARFISQFGRHFTGIEIHPGAKIGSGLFIDHGMGVVIGESAEIGDNCTIYHGVTLGGTGKDKGRKRHPTVGNNVLIGAGAKVLGPFNIGDNSTIGANTFVSFEVEPYSTVVGVKGRTVKKAGMRVDCPSESLDQIHMPDPLSQEICKLANRLQNFENKMCDSGRVPGENSQPLNKKNDNNTINK; from the coding sequence ATGAAAAAAGGTCTGATGTATGATGCTAAGTCAATAGCGAGCCGTGACCCTGCTGCAAAAAGTACACTTGAGGTAGTTTTGCTGTATCCGGGTTTTCATGCACTAGTATATCATAGGGTGGCTCATTGGTTTTATAAAAAGAAGAGGTTTTTTATAGCGAGGTTTATATCGCAGTTTGGCAGACATTTTACAGGTATAGAAATACACCCCGGTGCAAAAATAGGCAGTGGCTTGTTTATAGACCACGGAATGGGTGTTGTTATAGGAGAGTCAGCCGAAATAGGGGATAACTGTACAATATACCATGGAGTTACCCTTGGAGGAACTGGTAAGGACAAAGGTAGGAAACGTCACCCCACAGTTGGGAATAATGTACTTATCGGGGCGGGAGCAAAGGTGTTAGGGCCCTTCAATATTGGAGATAATTCAACAATAGGAGCAAATACTTTTGTATCCTTTGAGGTTGAGCCATACTCCACAGTGGTAGGGGTAAAAGGTAGAACCGTTAAAAAGGCAGGCATGAGAGTTGATTGTCCGTCCGAGTCGCTGGATCAGATACACATGCCGGACCCACTGTCACAGGAGATATGCAAACTGGCAAATCGTTTGCAGAATTTTGAAAATAAGATGTGCGACAGCGGAAGGGTGCCGGGTGAGAATTCTCAACCCTTGAATAAAAAGAATGATAATAATACAATTAATAAATAG
- a CDS encoding DUF6062 family protein, with amino-acid sequence MKEKIYTIPVSDAFAEDCECPLCVLEKKLENECIEYALGPSLMEPDMRQETNEKGFCKDHFEAMFNSQANRLGLALMIDTFMQEKNKKFQNIFNARVASLEKDANSGLMKNISNKISSKQTETDKLVQELVGELDKIEHSCSICSKLEHTMDRYIDVIFYLYFREPDFREVFDSKKGFCLKHLKQLLVSTKKYLNTSETAIFTKKLMEMQITNLNRVEKEVDWFTKKFDYRYNDAPWGNSKDAVLRSIQKIRGNSNLKQ; translated from the coding sequence ATGAAGGAAAAAATATATACAATACCTGTGTCGGATGCTTTTGCAGAGGACTGCGAGTGTCCCCTTTGCGTTCTGGAAAAGAAGCTGGAGAATGAATGTATAGAATATGCTTTGGGCCCGTCCCTGATGGAACCCGATATGAGACAGGAGACAAATGAAAAAGGGTTTTGCAAGGACCATTTTGAGGCCATGTTCAATAGTCAGGCTAACCGTCTTGGTCTTGCTCTCATGATTGATACCTTTATGCAGGAAAAAAACAAAAAGTTTCAGAACATATTTAACGCACGTGTCGCATCACTGGAAAAGGACGCTAATTCCGGGCTTATGAAGAATATTTCAAATAAAATTTCATCAAAGCAGACTGAAACGGATAAATTGGTGCAGGAGCTGGTTGGTGAGCTTGATAAAATAGAGCACAGCTGTTCAATATGCAGTAAGCTTGAGCATACAATGGACAGATATATTGATGTTATTTTTTATTTGTATTTCAGGGAACCTGATTTCAGAGAGGTTTTTGATTCTAAAAAGGGTTTTTGCCTCAAACATTTAAAACAATTGCTTGTGTCCACAAAAAAATATCTTAATACAAGTGAGACAGCAATATTTACTAAAAAGCTCATGGAAATGCAAATTACCAATTTGAACAGAGTAGAAAAGGAAGTTGATTGGTTCACAAAGAAATTTGACTACAGGTATAACGATGCACCTTGGGGAAACTCCAAGGATGCAGTTTTAAGAAGTATTCAAAAAATAAGAGGAAATAGTAATTTAAAACAGTAA
- a CDS encoding NlpC/P60 family protein yields the protein MNRLQEFMGIVRSKLGSGYVFGGQDDKPLTREALAQLVKQFGKSHYYFSSFSAERWLGKEYYDCSGLIVYTLRKMGLIANTADYTAQGIYSQLCKPLEAKDLQAGDLCFNKTGSGIVHVGVFMGNGRIVHARGTFYGVVETQLFPTFNTFGRLNFFAGEKPEAVIKPENSIKKVTAKTTVNQQPFDNTAGIGSLSAGSLVHVTGKTDNGWYQINLNGKIGFVKVAVLDDYTELVKAIAFLSQSAGIDNVYWYNHAGDIKWLDVCFIKIAKAFGANLN from the coding sequence ATGAACAGGTTGCAGGAATTTATGGGAATTGTCAGGTCAAAGCTTGGCAGCGGCTATGTTTTTGGAGGGCAGGATGATAAGCCCTTGACAAGGGAGGCCTTGGCACAATTAGTGAAACAGTTTGGGAAATCTCATTACTATTTTAGCAGCTTTTCCGCTGAAAGATGGCTGGGCAAAGAATATTACGACTGTTCCGGACTAATTGTTTATACACTGAGAAAAATGGGGCTTATTGCAAATACTGCAGATTATACAGCACAAGGAATTTATTCTCAGCTGTGCAAGCCCCTGGAAGCAAAGGATTTACAGGCAGGTGATTTGTGCTTTAATAAAACAGGTTCGGGAATAGTTCATGTTGGTGTATTTATGGGGAACGGCAGAATTGTTCATGCAAGAGGGACTTTCTACGGCGTAGTTGAAACACAGCTTTTCCCCACATTTAATACTTTTGGCAGACTCAACTTCTTTGCAGGCGAAAAGCCGGAAGCGGTAATTAAACCCGAGAACTCCATCAAAAAGGTTACAGCCAAAACTACTGTAAACCAACAGCCCTTTGACAATACAGCCGGTATTGGGAGCCTTAGTGCAGGGAGTCTGGTGCACGTTACCGGAAAAACAGACAATGGATGGTATCAGATTAATTTAAACGGGAAAATCGGTTTTGTAAAGGTTGCGGTACTTGATGATTATACTGAACTTGTGAAGGCTATTGCTTTTTTAAGCCAAAGTGCAGGTATTGACAATGTATACTGGTATAATCATGCCGGTGATATTAAATGGCTGGATGTTTGCTTTATTAAAATTGCAAAGGCCTTCGGGGCAAACCTAAACTAG
- a CDS encoding DNA-3-methyladenine glycosylase family protein — protein MEYKGYTLDASNGNIYVKNVKDFNLTHIFECGQCFRWIRQEDGSYKGIAGGRLVNVSYDNEILCITNSGEQDFKNIWYEYFDLGTDYSKIKASLEQDEIMKEAIKTGWGIRLLKQDFWEMLISFIISANNMIPRIMKTVDTLSALRGKCIDSQQEAYSFPDVETLAKMSLEEIQQCKAGFRCKYIHKTAALMAQGIITEDNLRGMDTALARKELMKLPGVGPKVADCILLFSGMKYDVFPTDVWVKRVMEELYLKKESGLKEIQQFASKQFGDLTGYAQQYLFYHARLNRIGMSK, from the coding sequence ATGGAATATAAAGGCTATACACTGGATGCTTCCAATGGAAATATTTATGTAAAAAATGTTAAGGACTTCAATTTAACACACATATTCGAATGCGGACAGTGTTTCAGATGGATAAGACAGGAGGACGGAAGCTATAAAGGAATAGCGGGAGGCCGTCTGGTAAATGTAAGCTATGATAACGAGATTCTATGTATAACTAACTCAGGAGAACAGGATTTTAAGAACATTTGGTATGAATATTTTGACCTTGGTACTGATTATTCAAAAATCAAGGCTAGCTTAGAGCAGGATGAAATAATGAAAGAGGCCATAAAAACCGGCTGGGGCATACGTCTTTTGAAACAGGATTTCTGGGAAATGCTAATCTCATTTATAATATCCGCCAATAACATGATACCAAGAATAATGAAAACAGTAGACACTCTTTCTGCTTTAAGAGGTAAATGTATTGATTCACAGCAGGAGGCATACAGTTTTCCTGATGTTGAAACACTTGCAAAAATGTCATTAGAAGAAATACAGCAGTGTAAGGCAGGCTTCAGATGCAAATATATTCACAAGACAGCTGCCTTAATGGCACAGGGTATTATAACAGAAGATAATTTAAGGGGCATGGATACAGCTTTGGCACGTAAGGAGCTGATGAAGCTTCCCGGTGTGGGGCCAAAGGTTGCAGACTGTATATTGCTTTTCAGCGGAATGAAATATGATGTTTTTCCAACTGATGTTTGGGTTAAACGTGTCATGGAGGAACTGTATCTCAAAAAGGAATCAGGTCTAAAAGAGATACAGCAATTTGCCTCAAAGCAGTTTGGAGACCTTACAGGGTATGCACAACAGTATTTATTTTATCATGCAAGGTTAAATAGAATAGGTATGTCGAAATAA
- the metA gene encoding homoserine O-acetyltransferase MetA has translation MPIRIPDNLPAVETLNSENIFVMSEDRAYHQDIRPLKIAILNIMPTKITTETQLLRLLGNTPLQVETALLRPASHMSKNTPEEHLETFYKTFDEIQGEHFDGLIITGAPVEQMPFEDVNYWEELERIMDWSKNNVYSTLHICWGAQAGLYYHYGVPKRDLPSKMFGVFEHTKIKEHVKLLRGFDDVFFVPHSRHTEITHEDVARIDKLEILAESKEAGVYLVASKDGRHIFATGHSEYDPYTLKLEYERDVERGMDIEVPKNYFPGDDPTKEPIVRWRGHGNLLFLNWLNYYVYQETPYDFTNIGK, from the coding sequence ATGCCAATCAGAATCCCTGACAACCTACCTGCGGTGGAAACCCTGAATAGTGAGAACATATTTGTCATGTCTGAGGACAGGGCATACCATCAGGATATAAGACCGCTAAAAATTGCAATATTAAATATAATGCCGACTAAAATAACCACAGAGACGCAGCTGCTCAGACTTCTTGGAAACACACCTCTTCAGGTGGAAACTGCACTGCTGCGTCCTGCGTCCCATATGTCAAAGAATACTCCTGAGGAACACCTTGAAACTTTTTATAAAACCTTTGATGAGATACAAGGAGAGCATTTTGACGGACTGATTATCACAGGAGCACCTGTTGAACAAATGCCCTTCGAGGATGTAAATTATTGGGAAGAACTTGAACGTATAATGGATTGGAGTAAGAATAACGTATACTCTACACTGCACATATGCTGGGGGGCACAGGCGGGCCTGTATTATCACTACGGTGTACCAAAACGTGATTTGCCTAGCAAAATGTTTGGTGTATTTGAGCACACGAAAATAAAAGAGCATGTCAAACTTTTAAGAGGCTTTGACGATGTGTTTTTCGTACCACATTCCAGACATACGGAGATTACCCATGAAGATGTAGCAAGGATTGACAAACTGGAAATACTGGCTGAATCAAAAGAAGCAGGTGTATATCTGGTAGCATCAAAAGATGGACGGCATATTTTTGCTACAGGACATTCGGAGTATGATCCCTACACACTGAAACTTGAGTATGAGAGAGATGTAGAAAGGGGTATGGATATAGAGGTTCCCAAAAACTACTTCCCGGGAGATGATCCCACAAAGGAGCCTATTGTAAGATGGAGAGGCCATGGAAACCTTTTGTTTTTAAATTGGCTGAACTATTATGTATATCAGGAAACACCGTATGATTTTACTAACATAGGAAAGTAA
- a CDS encoding exodeoxyribonuclease III — protein MTKLVSWNVNGLRSCIGKGFWDFFKEVDADIFCVQETKLQEGQLELEIEGYEHYWNYAVKKGYSGTAIFTKIKPVSSSCGIGIEEHDNEGRVITLEFEEFFLVNVYTPNSKRELERLEYRMKWEDDFREYLKQLEQTKPVIICGDMNVAHQEIDLKNPRSNKRSAGFTMEEREKFSQLLEHGFVDTFRMLYPDKTGAYTWWSYMFKSREKNAGWRIDYFCVSGALKDRIEAAEIYSDTMGSDHCPVGLTIKCE, from the coding sequence ATGACAAAGCTAGTTTCATGGAATGTCAATGGACTAAGGTCGTGTATTGGCAAGGGCTTTTGGGATTTTTTCAAAGAGGTGGATGCGGATATATTCTGCGTTCAGGAAACAAAGCTTCAGGAAGGGCAGCTTGAACTGGAGATTGAAGGTTATGAACATTATTGGAATTATGCTGTTAAAAAAGGATACTCGGGCACGGCTATTTTCACAAAAATAAAGCCTGTATCGTCTTCCTGCGGAATCGGTATAGAGGAACATGACAATGAGGGAAGGGTTATAACTCTGGAATTTGAAGAGTTCTTTCTTGTAAATGTGTATACACCAAATTCCAAGAGAGAGCTTGAAAGACTGGAATACCGCATGAAGTGGGAAGATGATTTCAGGGAGTACCTGAAGCAGCTGGAGCAAACAAAACCTGTTATTATTTGCGGAGACATGAATGTTGCCCATCAGGAAATAGATTTAAAGAATCCGCGTTCAAATAAGAGAAGTGCCGGTTTTACCATGGAAGAGAGAGAGAAATTCTCCCAGCTTCTGGAGCATGGGTTTGTGGATACTTTCAGGATGTTATATCCCGACAAAACAGGAGCTTACACATGGTGGTCATATATGTTCAAATCCAGAGAAAAGAATGCAGGTTGGAGAATAGACTATTTCTGCGTATCGGGAGCATTAAAGGATAGAATTGAAGCTGCTGAAATATACTCTGACACTATGGGTTCAGATCATTGTCCTGTAGGATTGACAATTAAGTGTGAATAA
- a CDS encoding FHA domain-containing protein, translating into MYNPNNKQFVFKDSEGKLWNFYYDNNQGICYSVFSKRSAWSEPKVVQPEAFEQFYVEIDEKDCFHMIYQDKKGNIIYCFMQQNEPVKAMPVLTSKSHSVFNKHLSLIVANSSVHIFFIIEHNGIYMLSYQTITDGVPVAPKKVDNITVLPNPYTVVYDLNDDIYVFYHISDGKNNQIGYKKYSTVNKVWSEYSQITMFSSNSQNPKIVVDRNGIFHICYVRKQDKQFQLVYQQKIPDRNMWTSESILATSGTPISNFSILSVKSSLVIYYIKDDSLNSFISNDSGASFTRSSKNTSLSRQHICVRYKSNSPYEHVQANEIPATFVNGFKLMFTHDSVDLESGLSTDEMRGIITTELKILKRQVADLKEAQNIIFNNIKALESSQHNMEHSLMKEISKIMIGIKPSKPNVEPLQENINTYAEAPKHNIKRSANPYPQSFTTLPKSREEMKRLFDDRAKKKVHLLKNFKGIWKLKRKKGK; encoded by the coding sequence ATGTACAATCCCAACAACAAGCAGTTTGTATTCAAAGATTCCGAGGGCAAGCTCTGGAATTTTTATTATGATAATAATCAGGGAATATGTTACAGCGTATTTTCCAAAAGATCAGCCTGGTCGGAGCCCAAAGTAGTTCAGCCGGAGGCCTTTGAGCAATTCTACGTGGAAATTGATGAAAAGGATTGCTTCCATATGATATATCAGGATAAGAAAGGTAATATTATTTACTGTTTCATGCAGCAAAATGAACCGGTTAAGGCGATGCCCGTCCTTACCAGTAAATCACACTCTGTATTTAATAAACATTTATCATTAATTGTTGCAAATAGCTCGGTGCATATTTTCTTTATAATTGAACATAACGGAATATATATGCTGTCCTATCAGACCATAACCGACGGTGTTCCCGTTGCGCCAAAAAAAGTTGATAACATAACCGTACTACCAAACCCCTACACGGTTGTTTATGACTTAAATGATGACATATATGTCTTTTACCATATATCAGACGGAAAGAATAACCAAATAGGTTACAAAAAGTACTCTACCGTTAACAAGGTCTGGAGTGAGTATTCACAAATCACCATGTTTTCCTCAAACAGTCAGAATCCAAAAATAGTAGTTGACAGAAATGGTATCTTCCATATCTGTTATGTGAGAAAACAAGATAAACAGTTTCAATTAGTATATCAGCAAAAAATCCCGGACAGAAATATGTGGACATCTGAAAGTATTCTGGCAACTTCGGGTACTCCTATTTCCAATTTTTCAATATTATCTGTAAAGAGCAGCCTGGTGATATATTACATAAAGGATGATTCTCTGAATTCATTTATATCAAACGACTCCGGAGCCAGTTTCACAAGATCCTCCAAAAACACATCTTTGTCAAGGCAGCATATTTGTGTCAGATACAAGTCAAACAGCCCATATGAGCATGTTCAGGCAAACGAAATACCGGCCACATTTGTAAACGGTTTTAAGCTAATGTTTACACATGATTCCGTAGATTTGGAAAGCGGTCTTAGCACAGATGAAATGAGAGGTATTATAACAACGGAGCTTAAGATACTGAAAAGACAGGTAGCAGATTTAAAAGAAGCCCAAAATATTATTTTTAATAATATTAAAGCCCTTGAGTCAAGTCAACATAATATGGAACATTCACTTATGAAAGAAATATCTAAAATAATGATAGGCATAAAACCGAGTAAACCGAACGTGGAACCGTTACAGGAAAACATAAATACTTACGCAGAAGCCCCAAAACACAATATAAAGCGTTCTGCCAATCCCTATCCTCAATCCTTTACCACTCTCCCAAAATCCAGAGAAGAAATGAAACGTCTATTTGATGATAGGGCTAAAAAAAAGGTGCACTTGCTTAAAAATTTCAAAGGAATATGGAAATTAAAAAGAAAAAAGGGTAAGTAA
- the cysS gene encoding cysteine--tRNA ligase, whose product MKVYNTLSRQKEDFKPIDDKEVRIYSCGPTVYNYAHIGNLRTYVFMDILRRVLEYNGYSLKHVMNITDVGHLVSDEDEGEDKMIKGAREQKKTPLEIAEYYTNIFMKDIKALNIQVPEIVPKATEHIPEMLEFVHGLVDKGFGYETSDGIYFDIQKFEGYGKLSRANLEDQIAGARVEVNEEKHHPADFAIWKKAPKEHIMQWPSEWGMGYPGWHIECSAMGRKYLGDTFDIHTGGVDHIPVHHENEIAQSEALLEKSAVNYWMHGEFMMVNNGKMSKSLGNTYTIDNLMEKGYDPMAFRYMCLNAHYRNKLNFTWEVMQSAQVSYDRFVEGVLSHKDGKEQLDSAVVKEFLSDFEDAINDDLNIPKALGVAWNAIRYGKKSQEIYELLTKMNKIFGFNLDKKKDSTGETEISPEVQKLLEERQEARAQKNWKRSDEIRDELKAMGFAVEDTANGPKLKLL is encoded by the coding sequence ATGAAGGTCTACAATACACTTTCAAGGCAAAAAGAAGATTTCAAGCCTATTGATGATAAAGAGGTACGTATATATTCCTGCGGCCCTACAGTTTACAATTACGCACATATTGGAAATCTCCGCACATATGTATTTATGGATATACTCAGGAGGGTTCTGGAATATAACGGCTACAGCCTAAAACATGTTATGAATATTACAGATGTAGGTCATCTTGTTTCTGATGAGGACGAGGGCGAGGACAAAATGATAAAGGGTGCCCGGGAACAGAAAAAGACACCATTGGAAATCGCAGAATACTATACAAACATTTTTATGAAGGATATAAAGGCTCTTAATATACAGGTTCCTGAAATAGTACCAAAAGCAACTGAGCATATTCCGGAAATGTTGGAATTTGTCCATGGTCTTGTTGACAAGGGTTTTGGATACGAAACCAGCGACGGTATATATTTTGACATACAAAAATTTGAAGGATACGGAAAGCTTTCAAGAGCAAACCTTGAAGACCAGATTGCAGGAGCAAGAGTTGAGGTAAATGAAGAAAAGCATCATCCCGCTGACTTTGCTATCTGGAAGAAAGCACCAAAGGAACACATTATGCAGTGGCCAAGCGAATGGGGAATGGGATACCCCGGCTGGCATATTGAGTGTTCTGCAATGGGAAGAAAATATCTCGGAGATACCTTTGATATTCACACGGGTGGAGTTGACCATATACCTGTTCATCATGAAAATGAAATTGCCCAGTCAGAGGCACTTCTTGAAAAGTCGGCAGTAAATTACTGGATGCACGGTGAATTTATGATGGTTAACAACGGTAAAATGTCAAAAAGCCTTGGTAATACCTATACCATAGACAATTTAATGGAAAAGGGCTATGACCCTATGGCATTCAGATATATGTGTCTGAACGCCCACTACAGAAACAAGCTGAACTTTACATGGGAGGTTATGCAGTCGGCGCAGGTTTCCTATGACAGGTTTGTGGAAGGCGTACTTTCGCACAAGGATGGAAAAGAACAACTTGACAGTGCAGTTGTAAAAGAATTCCTCAGTGACTTTGAAGATGCCATAAATGATGACCTGAATATCCCAAAGGCACTGGGAGTGGCTTGGAATGCGATCAGATATGGTAAAAAGTCACAGGAGATATATGAGCTTCTTACTAAAATGAATAAGATATTCGGATTTAATCTTGATAAGAAGAAGGACAGTACAGGTGAGACAGAAATAAGTCCCGAGGTTCAGAAACTTCTGGAAGAAAGACAAGAAGCCAGAGCTCAAAAGAACTGGAAGCGTTCGGATGAAATAAGAGACGAATTAAAGGCGATGGGGTTTGCAGTAGAAGATACTGCAAATGGGCCTAAATTAAAGCTTTTGTAA